The sequence CCTAAGATTACGTTGTTTAACCCTTCCTTTTGCTTAATAATTCTTATTTTTTCCTCTAACATTTTAATACCATCTATGGTATTATTAATCTTGAAAGGGCTAATCAAATCAATTCCACGATAATCAGTCATCCTAACCCAATGATTTCTTTTAGCAACATCAATACCGACAATTAGAGTGTCTTGAGAAATTCTTGAAACTTTTGGATTAACATACTTTTGTTCCATGGTATCGCCTCCTGATTTTAGTGTGATGGGGTAATTATATATTATCAGGAGGCGATACTTTTTTCAAAATCTATTTTTCCTTACAGGAATGCTCTTCAAAGCTATCAAATTACCCATTCTGTCGACAAAGAATTCATCGACTTTATCCTTAATTTTGGACATTATGAACTCCCTTACTCCATCCTCATTTCCGGAAGGTCCTTTTATCTCCGTTAGTTCTTTGAGGTATTTCAGCATGTTTTCTCCTCCTTTGGCTGGTCTGTTGTTTCCTGAACTTCCGCTAACTCCGTTGCTGTGAATGCAAGGAGTTTTGCAGTGTCTTCTACATCTTTAATCACGAGCTTTTCGTATGGATTGTGCATGTATCTCAGAGGGATTGAAACCAATGCCGTTTTGACTCCAATTCTTGTGAGCTGGACTTCGTCGGTGTCAGTTCCTGACCTGCCTGCAATAGCTTCAATCTGGGTCTTTATGTTGTATTTCCCGGCAACTTTCTTTACATGCTCGACAAATTTCTTGTTTGTGACAGGTCCAACTGCAATCGCCGGTCCTTCGCCCATCTTAATCTTCGGATAACCTGGAATGTCTTCGTCGCCGTGTGTCACATCGATAACTACGCCGTATTCTATCTCCGAGATGTAAGCGCCACTCCTTGCCCCAGGTCCACCGATTTCTTCCTGTGTAGAGAATATGTAATAGACTTTCGCATCTGTCTTCATTTTGCTCAGTAATTCAGCCGCTTTGATTATAGCTACGCAACTTGCCCTGTTGTCAAGTGCTGGTGCGAAGAGCGTTCCGTTTTTATCAAATCCTTCAGCTTCTATCGTTACCAAATCTCCAATCGATATGTCTTTCCAATTTGGATTCATCGTAACGTCGACAAACAGATGATCGTAGTCTGGGACTTTCTTTGATTCTTCCGTGGTTTGCAGATGCGGTGGCATGAATCCTACAACACCCCTCAGCTTACCATTCTTCGTGTGTACCCACACCTTTTGGCTAACTACTGCCTTCGGATCCCATCCACCAACACCAGATAGTCTTAGAAAACCTTCTTCGTAGATCTTTGTGACAACAAACGCAATTTGATCAGCGTGTGCAAAAAAGCCGATGCTTGGTCCAGTTCCATTTTTCACGCAAACAAGACTGCCCATGGGCGTTCTGAACGATTCATCACAGTACGGTTTCATTATCTGCTCAATTTCTTTCAGAACCTCGTCCTCATAGCCAGACGGTCCCGAAATAGATGACAATTTTAAAAGCAGTTCTTTTGTGTTCAGTTCTTTATTACCCAATCTCTATCCCTCCAATCTTTTTATCGTACTTAGCTATCTCTATCCTTCCAGATTTCGCGTACAGCACAACTGGGTAGTCGTACTTTTCGGAGAATGTTCCCTTCAAATCCGCAAGTTGCACAAAAGGTGCTTCAAAAGT is a genomic window of Fervidobacterium gondwanense DSM 13020 containing:
- a CDS encoding M20/M25/M40 family metallo-hydrolase; amino-acid sequence: MGNKELNTKELLLKLSSISGPSGYEDEVLKEIEQIMKPYCDESFRTPMGSLVCVKNGTGPSIGFFAHADQIAFVVTKIYEEGFLRLSGVGGWDPKAVVSQKVWVHTKNGKLRGVVGFMPPHLQTTEESKKVPDYDHLFVDVTMNPNWKDISIGDLVTIEAEGFDKNGTLFAPALDNRASCVAIIKAAELLSKMKTDAKVYYIFSTQEEIGGPGARSGAYISEIEYGVVIDVTHGDEDIPGYPKIKMGEGPAIAVGPVTNKKFVEHVKKVAGKYNIKTQIEAIAGRSGTDTDEVQLTRIGVKTALVSIPLRYMHNPYEKLVIKDVEDTAKLLAFTATELAEVQETTDQPKEEKTC